The genomic segment CAAAAATTTGACTTCCACTCTTTATTTTGATTCACTAAAGTAAGAATTGGACAAGAAATGTTCAGAAAGGACTGATCATAGATGCAAAAAATTACTTCTAAAGCCGAATTTCAAGTTGCGATTCAATCTCCACGATTAACCGTCGCTATTTTCAAAGCCGATTGGTGCGGAGATTGTAAATTCATGGATCCATTCATGCCGGATGTCGAAACGAAATTCGCCAACGACATGACGCTTGTGGAAGTGGATGTGGACAAAGTTGAAGATGTCAGTCAAGAACTGAACATCCTTGGTATTCCGAGCTTTGTGGCTTTCTCCGACGGACGTGAGCTTGTGCGCCTTGTCAATAAGCTGCGCAAATCACGGGAGGAAATTGAAGGCTTCCTGCAGCAGGCATTGGACGTGTACAGAACGATTCATAAATATTAAAAAGATGCACCGCGCTTGCCTCGGCAAGCGCGGTGTCATTGTCTTATTATGCAAACAGAATGCGTTTTCTTTGGATTTTGTCACAAAGTGGGTATATTCCATGATAACTTATCAGGTATAATAGATGAGATTGGTAAATATACGGAGCGCTTCAGTACAGATGGAGCGTTTTTAATTTGAGCTGCAGGTGAGAGAATCTTGAATACCAAACAATTGAAATGGCTCAGCTACCTGACCTTTTTTGTTATGTTTTTTGCGACTTTCGGCGGGACTGTCGTAACCAAAACGGACTCAGGTCTAGGCTGCGGCCATGAGTGGCCTTTGTGCCGGGGGCAATTTGTTCCCGCGCATACCATTGCTTCGTTAATTGAATATTCCCATCGTTTGGTCAGCGGTCTGGCAGGGTTAACTTCTGTAGCCGTTGTCGTGGCCTTCTGGCTATTCGCTAAAAACCGCAAGGATTTGCGAACGTACTCCGTTCTGACACTCATCTTTGTACTAGTACAAGCCCTTATGGGGGCAATGGCTGTTGTGTATGACCAATCCTCTGCGGTGCTTGCGCTGCATTTCGGTTTCTCCTTGATTGCTTTTGCCAGCTCTCTGATGCTGGCGCTTGGAGCCCGGAAAATGGATAAGGATAAGCACTCAACCTTCAGGGAGGAGCGTTCTCCGGTCAGTCTGGCTTTCCGGAACTATGTCTGGATAGTCACGATCTATTCGTATATGGTGGTGTATGTCGGGGCTTATGTAAGCCATACGAGCTCGGCGGGAGGCTGTTCAGGCTGGCCGCTATGCAACGGCAAGCTGGTACCGGAACTGACGGGCAGCGTAGCTATCGCATTCGTACACAGGCTGGCCGCACTGCTTTTGTTTATCGCGATCATTGTGTTGGCGTACTTTGCTTACAAACTGCATAAAGGCAGCCGTGAGCTTTGGAGCCTCGGAACTTCGGCGGCTGTTTTGTGCCTGCTGCAGGTATTCAGCGGCGCTGGAATTGTCTTTACACTGAGCAAGCCTGAATTGTATATCTTCGCGGCTCTGCTTCATAATTTGCTGATTTCTTCGTTGTTCGGCGTATTATGCTACTTGAGCGTACGCGTATGGCAGCTTGGAAGAGAGTCTGTTGAACCATTAGAAGCATCCATCAAGTAGTTTTAACGGAATAAGCAACATCGACAAAGTCCACGAAGCGTATTCGGGGACTTTGTTTGCAGCTTCAGGCATTTAGGACAACTCGAATGAATGGAGTTTACTTAAGGACATGCTATGAGCAGGCATATACTTGCAGCGCAGCCGCTGTTGCAAAAGAACCTATAGACTACAAGTTCTTATGAAACGTTATGGAAATTGTTTTAGAGAAGTTTAATCCGGAACCCGAGTTGTTTATATTGTAATATGACGAAATAAAGATATGTCGGGCCTACATAATCATCTGATATTTACAGATGAAATAGTTTTTGCGCAAATATAATGCAGGGAGAGAATGTCTATGCTGCGAACAATGCTTGGAGAAATGCCCCGTCAAAATAACGGGCTGCTTGAGGAAGCGATTGAAACGATGTTTCAAACGATCCAGCTGCTGCAAAGGGAGATGGAGAAAAACGATGATCCCAGTCATGATTTCCGCAAGCTGGAGATTTGGACGCGCGGCTTGGTCTCTTCACTGGATGAACTTGAACAAAGCTATTACGCAGCTTGCTATTTCCGCAAGTCGGTTAAAGCAGGATTCGTTGATGACATGAACATTCAAGAACAAAGTGAGTACGCCAGATACGTCTATTTTTATAAAAATGGTTTTATCCGCGTCTTTTCTATTCTGGATAAGCTTGGTACGGTTCTGAATGATATGTTTGATCTGCATACGTCAAAAGTAAAAGCGCATTATTCTTATTTTACGGTACTGAGACAGTTTGATTATCTCAAAAGTCATCAAAAGCTGGCCGAAGCACTCATCGGAATCAAAAATGACTACCGGAGCTCCCTGAATGTGCTGCGCAAGCGGCGCAATGCGGAGATCCACTATATGAATGCAGAAATGCAGGATGATTTGTGGCAGCGGCATCAGGGTTTGCATGATAAGGTTGAGCTGGAAGATCTGGATAAGCATCTGGATGATCTGAAACAAGGACTTGATATGATATGCAAATCTCTGATTGCCGCTTATAAGTATGCAAATGAGCTCTGGGCCAAAAAGGGCATGCAGGTATAAAGACGTTCAACAATTTTCCTTTTGACAAAGAAAGAAAAAGTTATTATACTGAAAATCATGAAAATGTAACTTTTAATTGCATACGTTTTTTCTTATCGAGAGAGGCGGAGGGACAGGCCCGATGAAGCCCGGCAACCGATTTGAGATGCGGCAACAGCCAATTCTGAAATGACATGGTGCTAATTCCTACAACTGCAGGTAGATCCTGCGGATTGGCAGATGAGAAAGGAAGCGACTTCGTATACGAAGAGCCCTTTTTGATTCCGTCAAGAGGGCTTTTTATTTTGTCTGTTACCGTCTTGGGACGATTGAAAGCGATAGATGCTATACAGGGTCTTGTTCAAAAGGCTCAGGGAAGGAGAGCTTCGGATTGATAGAGTTGAAACAGGTAACAAAGAAATACGGCAAAGGCGCGAAAACGACTGAAGCTTTATCCAGCCTTGATCTGTCCGTTCGAAAAGGGGAAATTTTCGGTGTCATCGGTCATTCCGGTGCCGGTAAAAGCACACTGATCCGCTGTATGAATCTGCTTGAACGGCCGACTTCTGGCGAGGTTTGGGTGGATGGAGTGGATTTGACGAAGCTCAGCAAGCAGCAGCTGCAAAGCAAGCGCAGAGGAATCGGAATGATCTTCCAGCATTTTAACCTGTTGAGCTCAGCGACTGTGTACGAAAATATTGCTTTTCCGCTTCGGCTGGCTCATATGGATAAGGAAAAGCTTGCAGCAAAGGTGAATGATCTGCTGCAGCTCGTCGGGCTGGAAGACCACAAGGATAAATATCCGGCGCAGCTGTCCGGTGGACAAAAGCAGAGGGTTGGTATCGCCCGCGCGCTAGCCAGTGATCCACAGGTGCTGCTATGTGACGAAGCAACCTCTGCGCTGGATCCGCAAACAACAGATTCGATTCTGAGATTGCTGCTGGATATTAATCAAAAATTCCACCTGACCATTGTCCTCATTACACATGAAATGCATGTCATCCAGAGCATATGCGACCGGGTGGCTGTCATTCATCAAGGAGGCATCGTGGAGCAGGGAGCCGTAACGGACGTGTTCCTGAAGCCGAAGCATCCGGTTACCCGGGAATTTATCCTGGGACAGGCGGGGGAATCAGCGCAGCTTGCGCTGGATGCTCCGCATGACGGTTCATCCCGCCTCTGCAAGCTTACCTTTCTGGGGCAGAAAACATATGACTCGATTCTGTCCAGGACAGCAAGGGAGACAGGAGTGGACTTCGCTATTTTGCAGGGAACCATCTCGAAAATTAAGGATATTCCATATGGTCAGTTGATTGTCCGTCTGGAAGGGGACCCGGAACAAATGGAGAAGACAATCCAGAGGGTTACTGCGGAAGGCCTTGATGTGGAGGTGCTTGACTGATGTGGGGACTGGATTTTTCATCATTGGACTGGAATGAGATTGGCGTTGCCAGTCTGGATACGCTCAAAATACTCGTCTCTTCGGCCATCTTCACCTTCCTTCTGGGCCTGCCGCTGGGCGTGGTGCTGTATCAGAGCTCGCGCTCAAGCAGCGGTTGGGTGCGCACCGTGTACACTGTCCTGTCTATAATCGTGAATATTCTTCGGTCCGTGCC from the Paenibacillus sp. J23TS9 genome contains:
- a CDS encoding heme A synthase codes for the protein MNTKQLKWLSYLTFFVMFFATFGGTVVTKTDSGLGCGHEWPLCRGQFVPAHTIASLIEYSHRLVSGLAGLTSVAVVVAFWLFAKNRKDLRTYSVLTLIFVLVQALMGAMAVVYDQSSAVLALHFGFSLIAFASSLMLALGARKMDKDKHSTFREERSPVSLAFRNYVWIVTIYSYMVVYVGAYVSHTSSAGGCSGWPLCNGKLVPELTGSVAIAFVHRLAALLLFIAIIVLAYFAYKLHKGSRELWSLGTSAAVLCLLQVFSGAGIVFTLSKPELYIFAALLHNLLISSLFGVLCYLSVRVWQLGRESVEPLEASIK
- a CDS encoding Cthe_2314 family HEPN domain-containing protein produces the protein MLRTMLGEMPRQNNGLLEEAIETMFQTIQLLQREMEKNDDPSHDFRKLEIWTRGLVSSLDELEQSYYAACYFRKSVKAGFVDDMNIQEQSEYARYVYFYKNGFIRVFSILDKLGTVLNDMFDLHTSKVKAHYSYFTVLRQFDYLKSHQKLAEALIGIKNDYRSSLNVLRKRRNAEIHYMNAEMQDDLWQRHQGLHDKVELEDLDKHLDDLKQGLDMICKSLIAAYKYANELWAKKGMQV
- a CDS encoding methionine ABC transporter ATP-binding protein, with protein sequence MIELKQVTKKYGKGAKTTEALSSLDLSVRKGEIFGVIGHSGAGKSTLIRCMNLLERPTSGEVWVDGVDLTKLSKQQLQSKRRGIGMIFQHFNLLSSATVYENIAFPLRLAHMDKEKLAAKVNDLLQLVGLEDHKDKYPAQLSGGQKQRVGIARALASDPQVLLCDEATSALDPQTTDSILRLLLDINQKFHLTIVLITHEMHVIQSICDRVAVIHQGGIVEQGAVTDVFLKPKHPVTREFILGQAGESAQLALDAPHDGSSRLCKLTFLGQKTYDSILSRTARETGVDFAILQGTISKIKDIPYGQLIVRLEGDPEQMEKTIQRVTAEGLDVEVLD
- a CDS encoding thioredoxin family protein, encoding MQKITSKAEFQVAIQSPRLTVAIFKADWCGDCKFMDPFMPDVETKFANDMTLVEVDVDKVEDVSQELNILGIPSFVAFSDGRELVRLVNKLRKSREEIEGFLQQALDVYRTIHKY